A region from the Treponema pallidum subsp. pallidum str. Nichols genome encodes:
- a CDS encoding phospho-sugar mutase, with product MHSSQLFERARLYLEEETDPFFAQQVRDLVAQNNIAELEERFLQTLSFGTAGLRGVVGGGTNRMNPFMIKKITHAIALYLLKTFPEKAARGALRAVIAYDSRVHSRLFAHTAAHVFLAHDITAYLFSDPRPTPELSYAVQYLTCDVGIVVTASHNPPQYNGYKVYWNDGAQIAHPHEKNITEEMNAITSVVNLEEKVPVKRSAPTIIDAEIDEPYCTSIKEKLFRPGLTKETVQSMRIAYTPLHGTGALHVERILGDMGFSIMTVPEQRLPDGNFPTVSSPNPEDPAALVHACAYADRVHAEVLMATDPDADRFACAVRNTRGVLQLLTGNQMGALFTDYILLTLQEQNNMPARPAIVRSVVTSPLSDRIARTYGATCVECLTGFKWICGTAEKISQSGAYSYVYGFEESYGHNFGIQVRDKDGINAAALCAEMGVYWKLRGMSLIDRLHQLFRTHGLFCEKTLNKTYAGVAGVSTMNAIMNTLRRQPLTQIARKRVMKVRDIYLGVEFSPENPAQTSALSFPQSNVLQYFVQDGSIVSIRPSGTEQKIKCYIIHPLTVSTSIEEAEQAGNMFITAVEQEMGTYLQ from the coding sequence ATGCACTCCAGTCAATTGTTCGAACGTGCTCGTCTTTATCTTGAAGAAGAAACAGATCCTTTCTTTGCACAGCAGGTACGGGATCTTGTTGCACAGAATAATATAGCAGAGCTCGAAGAGCGCTTTTTGCAAACTCTTTCGTTTGGCACCGCCGGGCTGCGGGGTGTTGTCGGCGGAGGAACAAACAGAATGAACCCCTTCATGATCAAAAAGATCACGCACGCGATTGCGCTCTATTTACTAAAAACTTTTCCTGAAAAGGCAGCGCGCGGCGCGCTCCGTGCCGTTATAGCCTACGACTCGCGTGTACATTCTCGTCTGTTCGCACACACTGCTGCGCACGTGTTTCTTGCACATGACATTACCGCCTACCTCTTTTCGGATCCACGCCCGACTCCAGAACTTTCCTACGCAGTACAGTATCTTACCTGTGACGTGGGCATCGTGGTCACCGCATCGCACAACCCACCGCAGTATAACGGATACAAAGTGTACTGGAACGACGGGGCACAGATAGCGCATCCTCACGAAAAAAATATCACCGAAGAAATGAACGCTATCACGAGTGTCGTGAACCTTGAGGAAAAGGTACCTGTCAAACGCAGTGCACCCACGATCATTGATGCAGAAATTGATGAACCGTACTGCACCTCTATAAAGGAAAAGCTTTTTCGCCCCGGTCTTACGAAAGAGACCGTCCAGTCGATGCGTATTGCATACACCCCATTACACGGAACGGGTGCACTCCACGTCGAGCGCATACTGGGGGATATGGGGTTCTCCATTATGACCGTGCCTGAGCAACGGTTGCCAGATGGGAACTTCCCTACGGTGTCGTCTCCTAATCCAGAAGATCCGGCCGCGTTGGTGCATGCGTGTGCATATGCTGATCGCGTACATGCTGAGGTTCTTATGGCGACTGATCCTGACGCAGACCGCTTTGCATGTGCAGTAAGAAACACCCGCGGTGTGTTGCAGTTGCTCACGGGCAATCAAATGGGAGCGCTCTTCACTGACTACATTCTGCTAACCCTGCAGGAACAAAACAATATGCCCGCGCGTCCTGCAATTGTACGCTCCGTTGTTACGTCCCCACTTAGCGACCGTATAGCACGCACATATGGCGCAACGTGTGTAGAGTGCCTTACCGGATTCAAATGGATATGTGGTACTGCAGAAAAGATTTCACAGTCAGGAGCGTACTCCTACGTATATGGATTTGAAGAAAGTTACGGACACAATTTTGGTATTCAGGTGAGAGACAAAGACGGTATCAACGCCGCAGCGCTCTGTGCAGAAATGGGTGTGTACTGGAAGTTGCGCGGAATGAGCCTGATCGATCGCCTTCACCAGTTATTCAGGACGCATGGCCTGTTTTGTGAAAAGACGCTGAACAAAACCTATGCGGGCGTCGCGGGTGTAAGCACCATGAATGCAATAATGAATACGCTCAGGAGACAGCCGCTAACCCAAATTGCGCGCAAGCGGGTAATGAAGGTGAGGGATATATATCTTGGTGTTGAGTTTAGTCCAGAAAATCCTGCGCAGACATCTGCCCTTTCTTTTCCTCAGAGTAACGTGCTGCAGTATTTTGTACAGGATGGCAGTATTGTAAGTATACGACCGAGTGGAACAGAACAAAAAATAAAGTGTTATATCATCCACCCTCTGACCGTCAGTACCTCGATAGAAGAAGCAGAACAGGCGGGCAACATGTTTATCACCGCAGTTGAACAAGAGATGGGTACATATCTGCAATGA
- a CDS encoding exonuclease domain-containing protein, with amino-acid sequence MIYDWVFAVHEHVAFTAFDTETTGLKAEEDRIIEIGAVTFDRKGIIARFSTLIFPDRAIPPDVSKINHITDDMLVNKPRFCEIVSDFSRFIKGTVLVAHNANFDVEFLNAELSLCKKQPLSHKVVDTYAMAQAVFPGLGRHQYRLQNLALQFGLTVHAAHRAEDDARVCMELFTTMIAHHAKQNGHCVNHAQSPTIKKLIQEIQASSTDCSQELF; translated from the coding sequence ATGATATATGATTGGGTTTTTGCGGTGCATGAACACGTTGCATTCACCGCCTTCGACACCGAAACAACTGGTTTAAAAGCAGAAGAAGATCGCATTATAGAAATTGGTGCAGTAACGTTTGATCGAAAGGGTATTATTGCGCGCTTTAGCACGCTCATCTTCCCTGATCGGGCTATACCCCCTGACGTGAGCAAAATCAACCATATTACCGACGATATGCTCGTCAATAAGCCGCGCTTTTGTGAGATAGTTTCAGACTTTTCTCGATTCATCAAAGGGACAGTACTCGTCGCACATAACGCAAACTTCGATGTCGAGTTTCTCAATGCAGAACTCAGCCTGTGCAAAAAGCAACCCCTGTCTCACAAAGTAGTTGATACGTACGCGATGGCCCAAGCGGTGTTCCCCGGGTTAGGACGCCATCAGTACCGTCTGCAGAATCTTGCACTTCAGTTTGGACTTACGGTACACGCAGCACACAGAGCAGAGGATGACGCTCGAGTATGCATGGAGCTTTTTACAACTATGATCGCACACCACGCCAAACAAAACGGACACTGTGTAAATCATGCACAAAGCCCCACCATAAAAAAATTAATACAGGAGATACAGGCATCGAGCACTGACTGTTCCCAGGAGCTGTTTTAG
- the lysS gene encoding lysine--tRNA ligase, whose amino-acid sequence MSICEKSLHWADKVAHKIIKERADCDQYTCASGITPSGTVHIGNFREIISVDLVVRALRDQGKSVRFVHSWDDYDVFRRIPDNVPAQDELKQYIRMPITSVPDPFQQEDSYARHHEREIESALPEVGIYPEYVYQSKQYQAGVYAQEIKIALDNRHRIQAILNEYRDEQHKISGTYWPVSVFCTACHKDCTTVDAWDSHWCLQYHCECGHGEQVDLRQTSAVKLSWRVDWAMRWSKEHVVFEPAGKDHHSQGGSFDTARLISDHIYHWPAPVSFRYDFIGLKGLPGKMSSSAGKVVGLRDVLEVYQPEVLRYLFVSTRPNTEFSISFDLDVLKIYEDYDKSERVAWGIHAAKSEHEFMRHKRIYELSQVRGMPPCISYQVPFRHVCNILQINSGDISAVLAFFSDIHKDQIERFVRRCQCAWNWIRDAGAPDDFKFTLKEDGVRVPLSAEITEALRLIRDTLVPRTDVLSEKELSAELYAVARQIPVGSKELFTALYQVLIGKNQGPRLAGFMKVIGTQRLHRMLSVY is encoded by the coding sequence ATGAGTATCTGTGAAAAGTCACTTCATTGGGCTGACAAGGTTGCGCACAAGATTATCAAGGAACGTGCTGACTGTGATCAATACACCTGTGCATCGGGGATTACCCCCTCAGGAACGGTACATATTGGTAATTTCAGAGAGATTATTTCCGTTGACCTTGTAGTGCGGGCCCTGCGTGACCAGGGGAAATCAGTGCGCTTTGTACATTCGTGGGACGATTATGACGTTTTTCGTAGGATTCCCGACAATGTACCTGCTCAAGATGAATTGAAGCAGTATATTCGCATGCCTATCACTTCAGTTCCTGATCCCTTTCAGCAGGAAGATAGCTACGCGCGGCACCATGAGCGGGAAATTGAATCGGCGCTCCCGGAGGTAGGTATTTATCCTGAATACGTTTATCAGTCAAAGCAATACCAGGCGGGGGTATACGCACAGGAAATAAAGATTGCGCTCGACAATCGGCACCGTATTCAAGCGATTTTAAACGAATATCGAGATGAGCAGCATAAAATCAGTGGAACGTATTGGCCCGTATCGGTGTTTTGTACAGCGTGCCATAAAGACTGCACCACGGTTGATGCGTGGGATAGCCACTGGTGTCTTCAGTATCATTGCGAGTGTGGGCATGGGGAGCAGGTGGATTTACGCCAGACGTCTGCGGTAAAACTTAGCTGGCGCGTTGATTGGGCTATGCGGTGGAGTAAGGAGCATGTGGTATTTGAGCCTGCAGGGAAGGATCATCATTCTCAGGGAGGTTCTTTTGACACTGCGCGTTTAATTTCTGATCACATTTATCACTGGCCTGCGCCTGTTTCTTTTCGTTATGATTTTATTGGATTAAAAGGTTTGCCTGGGAAGATGTCTTCGTCCGCGGGAAAAGTGGTTGGGCTGCGTGATGTGCTTGAAGTATATCAGCCTGAAGTATTGCGATACCTTTTTGTTTCCACACGTCCAAATACCGAGTTTTCCATTAGTTTTGATCTTGATGTTCTTAAGATATACGAGGATTACGATAAAAGTGAGCGTGTTGCGTGGGGAATACATGCGGCAAAAAGCGAACACGAATTTATGCGGCATAAAAGGATCTACGAATTGTCACAAGTGCGTGGTATGCCGCCGTGCATTTCGTACCAGGTACCATTCCGGCATGTATGCAATATATTGCAAATTAATTCGGGAGATATTTCTGCAGTGCTCGCGTTTTTCTCTGATATACACAAAGATCAGATAGAGCGCTTTGTGCGCCGTTGCCAATGTGCGTGGAACTGGATCCGGGACGCTGGTGCACCCGATGACTTTAAATTTACCCTGAAAGAAGATGGTGTGCGCGTGCCGCTCTCTGCAGAGATAACTGAAGCACTGAGACTCATTCGTGATACGCTTGTGCCACGCACTGACGTACTCAGCGAAAAGGAACTTTCTGCTGAGTTGTATGCGGTTGCCAGACAGATACCTGTTGGCTCGAAGGAACTGTTCACTGCACTATACCAGGTACTGATCGGAAAGAATCAGGGGCCACGGCTTGCGGGTTTCATGAAAGTCATCGGTACACAGCGTTTGCACCGCATGCTTAGCGTATACTAA
- a CDS encoding LIC_12708 family protein, whose protein sequence is MVLSISILVSCSVVTRHPLRLGFFTFFLLGSFLVLVSSCTRWMGRELHGQRLFALTYGDAENQLHFPDAGYAQSQSNIQLCMKDGIFYVAHAATGKVMRMTSFGDVLAVIFNPEKNAMTPQFSEGLQSAAITTRRAVPYPLHAPTFLAVDSQNTLYVVDAVLPEHVQHDPEENLALVNTILLFDEEGRFMHAIGQQGIGGTPFPAIEGVYVNSADELVVVCRSVDAMRVYWFNAQRVPIHQRALPFSPLPTSFAAQEKGYAFVERVLPDVSERRLIAKVDYYTAVHDPATGANSSVRYAKSSVYFISLETGVYEWKVDLPAHEVSGTENQERGPYKKAFSLLGVSAQQGILCVSPDRFGYAALLLDLRSFTIRQRSIHMRSDTLVYNVFHFSPTGILSSVLATDTEAVVMWWRFDRILSRIK, encoded by the coding sequence GTGGTTTTGAGTATCTCTATCCTCGTGTCCTGTAGCGTTGTGACGCGTCACCCGTTGCGGTTGGGATTTTTTACTTTTTTCTTGCTGGGTAGTTTTCTCGTGTTGGTGTCTTCCTGCACACGGTGGATGGGGCGTGAATTGCATGGGCAACGTCTGTTCGCCCTAACGTACGGGGATGCTGAAAATCAACTGCATTTCCCCGACGCGGGGTATGCGCAATCGCAGTCTAATATACAGCTGTGTATGAAAGACGGTATTTTCTACGTGGCACATGCTGCAACTGGCAAGGTCATGCGAATGACTTCGTTTGGGGATGTGCTTGCAGTTATTTTTAATCCCGAGAAAAACGCAATGACTCCTCAGTTCTCTGAAGGGTTGCAATCGGCAGCAATTACTACGCGTCGTGCCGTGCCCTATCCGCTGCATGCGCCAACGTTTCTTGCCGTAGATTCGCAGAATACACTGTACGTAGTAGATGCCGTGTTACCAGAACACGTGCAGCATGATCCGGAAGAAAACCTTGCGCTGGTGAATACCATATTGCTGTTCGATGAGGAAGGACGTTTCATGCATGCTATTGGACAGCAGGGGATAGGGGGCACACCCTTTCCTGCTATTGAAGGTGTGTATGTAAATAGTGCAGATGAGCTCGTGGTGGTGTGTAGGAGTGTGGATGCAATGAGAGTGTATTGGTTCAATGCACAACGAGTACCCATACACCAACGTGCGTTGCCGTTTTCTCCGCTTCCGACGTCATTTGCTGCGCAAGAGAAAGGGTATGCATTCGTAGAGCGGGTACTGCCTGATGTGAGTGAACGGAGGCTGATTGCAAAGGTAGATTACTATACCGCAGTGCATGATCCAGCTACGGGAGCAAATAGTAGTGTTCGCTATGCGAAAAGCAGTGTGTATTTTATCTCTCTTGAAACGGGGGTGTACGAGTGGAAAGTGGATCTTCCCGCGCACGAGGTGTCTGGTACAGAAAACCAAGAAAGGGGACCTTATAAAAAAGCTTTTTCATTGCTCGGGGTGAGTGCGCAGCAAGGTATTTTGTGTGTGAGTCCGGACCGCTTCGGATATGCCGCGCTATTGTTAGACTTGCGTTCATTCACGATACGTCAAAGGAGCATACATATGCGCAGTGATACGTTGGTGTACAATGTGTTTCATTTTTCTCCCACAGGGATTCTTTCTTCAGTGCTGGCGACGGACACAGAGGCGGTCGTTATGTGGTGGCGGTTCGACCGGATACTGAGCCGCATCAAGTGA
- the serS gene encoding serine--tRNA ligase, which yields MLDYRFIRENVDAVKENVKVRNVHADVDAIVHLYDQRVKLLAELQELQRARNENAQTMKSSLDALARSACVETGRALKDRIAHSERLLVQISDQLLSATQALPNMTHMCTPHGRSDSDNLEIKRCGVPPCFSFSPRDHVELARLLDIVDFEAGKKVSGIKFYYLKREGVLLEQALIMFGLQFLQERGFVPFLTPDIAREGMVCGLGFNPRGSGSNIYRIEGEHRCLVATAEITLGAYHAGEVLEERSLPRLYAGLSHCFRKEAGAAGQFSRGLYRVHQFTKLEMFAYCTPSDSECLHERLRSLEEEIFTALEIPFRVVEVCAGDLGAPAYRKWDLEAWMPGRQGGSWGEVTSASNCTDYQARRLNVRYKDAEGKKHYVHMLNGTALAISRVLIALLENGQDAEGRVRIPQALVPFCGFEYLYPRVL from the coding sequence GTGCTTGATTATCGGTTTATTAGAGAGAACGTGGATGCAGTAAAAGAAAATGTGAAGGTCAGGAACGTGCATGCAGATGTGGACGCGATTGTGCACTTATATGATCAGCGCGTAAAGCTTTTAGCAGAGTTGCAAGAATTACAACGTGCGCGTAATGAGAACGCACAGACGATGAAAAGCTCTTTGGATGCGCTTGCGCGTTCGGCGTGTGTTGAAACGGGCAGAGCACTAAAAGATCGCATTGCTCACAGCGAGCGTCTATTGGTACAGATTTCCGATCAGCTTTTGTCTGCAACGCAAGCGTTGCCAAACATGACGCATATGTGCACTCCCCATGGTCGATCAGACAGTGATAATCTCGAAATCAAGCGCTGTGGGGTGCCTCCATGCTTTAGTTTTTCGCCACGTGATCACGTGGAATTAGCGCGCTTGCTGGATATAGTTGATTTTGAAGCGGGGAAAAAGGTCTCGGGGATAAAGTTTTATTATCTGAAGCGTGAAGGGGTGCTGCTTGAACAGGCATTGATTATGTTTGGTTTGCAGTTTTTACAAGAGCGCGGTTTTGTGCCATTTCTCACTCCTGACATTGCTCGTGAGGGTATGGTGTGTGGTTTGGGTTTTAATCCGCGGGGGAGTGGATCGAATATCTATCGTATTGAGGGAGAACACCGCTGTTTAGTAGCAACTGCAGAAATTACGCTGGGGGCATACCATGCAGGCGAGGTTCTTGAAGAGCGGAGTTTACCGCGTTTATACGCAGGGCTCTCGCATTGTTTTCGTAAAGAGGCTGGTGCTGCAGGCCAGTTTTCTCGCGGTCTTTATCGCGTGCACCAATTTACCAAACTTGAAATGTTTGCGTACTGTACACCGAGTGATTCTGAGTGCCTGCACGAACGCCTGCGGTCGCTTGAGGAAGAGATTTTTACTGCATTGGAAATTCCTTTTCGTGTGGTGGAAGTGTGTGCGGGAGATTTGGGTGCGCCTGCGTATCGCAAGTGGGATTTGGAGGCGTGGATGCCTGGACGCCAGGGTGGTTCGTGGGGAGAGGTGACTTCTGCGTCGAATTGCACAGACTATCAGGCGCGGCGCTTAAATGTCCGCTATAAGGATGCAGAAGGGAAGAAGCATTATGTACACATGTTGAATGGGACGGCGCTTGCAATTTCTCGCGTGTTAATTGCGCTGCTAGAAAATGGGCAGGATGCGGAAGGTCGCGTGCGCATTCCGCAAGCTTTGGTGCCGTTTTGTGGTTTTGAGTATCTCTATCCTCGTGTCCTGTAG
- a CDS encoding tetratricopeptide repeat protein, producing MYLSCGVIPSLHVYLSGHRGKGKSMKGLLCVYYGALCSIVFAQTGVQLYEAGRKAHVQEDWHAAIEFYQEALKKNASYNLAYRGLAECFYALGEYDQALHHVRKAQKLMAQDLSLEKLCAFSLVGQGELDQARSLFEEILARYPNDVDARFGLAEIEVSKGRLSSARLLYQAALERQAENRKALLSLALISYEAGHYPRALTYVERALQYHGDNAQVHFFAAYLATLRAHYEDAERYLERALHIKSAYPRARALLSAVLYARGAYERAVAQCDQRIRADRTQVDAWYVKTLSLLKLGKHTEALATAKVGLTVDPRDDLMRILLEEIAIVHLEYEDEYRMQLARFHTQKADGFARRNMSRQALDEYRRALKVYPYDGAAREAYARLLLRFGYPERSLEQLKFLQSIGKSSARINDAVEAYEKTHARSIKNRWRVDALYLDKAHLSISLFYHPDPANALHPEAERFFLTQVQDSFAYNRRLKVTGYSARSHSYREAFRTAREAGDDYFALITMQEHGQDLRVRLELYVASTGSRAHTFDAYRSGNDRYQSVLRRIMQMLNDRLPIMGTVVRRHQSEAVIDLGTQDAELQGKSLEVVKRRAVSVLKEGVGLAYRREDVLGHFTVTKVSEDMSEGVLRRVGYYDHISVGDAVICEPRLPDSSATTSDTFVHDGAMGMLLALLRSIR from the coding sequence TTGTATCTGTCCTGCGGGGTGATTCCGAGCCTGCATGTGTATCTGAGCGGCCATAGAGGAAAGGGAAAAAGCATGAAAGGCCTGCTGTGCGTGTATTACGGTGCGCTTTGCAGCATAGTGTTTGCTCAGACGGGCGTGCAGCTTTACGAAGCAGGAAGAAAGGCCCATGTGCAGGAGGATTGGCATGCTGCTATCGAATTCTACCAAGAAGCATTAAAAAAAAATGCTTCTTACAACCTTGCATATCGTGGTCTTGCCGAGTGTTTCTACGCACTTGGTGAATATGATCAGGCGTTGCACCATGTGCGCAAAGCGCAAAAACTCATGGCGCAGGATCTTTCCCTTGAAAAGCTGTGCGCGTTCAGTTTAGTTGGTCAAGGTGAGTTGGATCAGGCGCGTAGTCTTTTTGAGGAAATTCTTGCGCGCTATCCGAATGACGTAGATGCTCGCTTTGGTTTGGCAGAGATTGAGGTGTCAAAGGGACGGCTGAGCTCTGCGCGTCTGTTATACCAAGCAGCGCTGGAGCGTCAGGCAGAGAATCGCAAGGCGTTGTTGTCGCTTGCGCTTATCTCGTACGAGGCTGGTCATTATCCGCGTGCGCTCACGTACGTTGAACGTGCGTTGCAATATCACGGTGATAATGCACAGGTGCATTTTTTTGCCGCGTATCTTGCAACGCTTCGGGCACACTATGAAGATGCAGAGCGTTATTTGGAGCGGGCGCTCCACATTAAGTCGGCTTATCCACGTGCCCGTGCGCTTCTTTCAGCAGTTTTATATGCGCGCGGCGCGTATGAGCGCGCGGTGGCTCAGTGTGATCAACGCATAAGGGCGGATCGAACGCAAGTGGATGCCTGGTATGTAAAGACACTGTCCCTTCTGAAGTTGGGTAAACATACTGAGGCGCTTGCAACTGCAAAAGTTGGGTTGACAGTAGATCCACGTGACGATCTAATGCGCATCTTGCTAGAAGAGATCGCGATTGTTCACCTTGAATACGAAGATGAGTATCGCATGCAACTTGCGCGTTTTCACACGCAAAAGGCAGACGGTTTCGCGCGTCGGAATATGAGTCGGCAGGCTCTGGATGAGTATCGGCGCGCACTAAAGGTGTACCCGTACGACGGTGCTGCTCGTGAAGCTTACGCACGTTTGCTCCTGCGTTTTGGATATCCTGAGCGCTCCCTTGAGCAATTAAAGTTTTTACAGTCTATTGGAAAGAGCAGTGCACGCATCAATGATGCAGTAGAGGCATACGAGAAGACGCATGCACGTTCAATTAAAAATAGGTGGCGTGTTGATGCCTTGTATCTGGATAAGGCGCATCTTTCAATATCTCTTTTTTACCATCCTGATCCTGCGAATGCATTGCATCCTGAGGCTGAGCGTTTCTTTCTGACGCAGGTGCAAGATTCGTTTGCCTATAACCGCAGGTTAAAAGTAACTGGGTACAGCGCGCGTTCTCACTCGTATAGAGAAGCTTTTCGCACGGCGCGTGAGGCTGGTGATGATTATTTTGCTCTCATCACAATGCAGGAGCACGGTCAGGATTTACGCGTGCGTTTGGAATTGTATGTTGCATCGACGGGATCTCGGGCACACACCTTTGATGCGTATCGCTCGGGAAATGATCGGTATCAGAGTGTGTTGCGTAGGATCATGCAGATGCTCAACGATCGTTTGCCAATTATGGGTACTGTCGTGCGCCGTCACCAGTCGGAGGCGGTGATTGATCTTGGAACACAAGATGCAGAGTTACAAGGTAAGTCTCTCGAAGTGGTAAAAAGACGCGCAGTTTCAGTGCTGAAAGAAGGTGTTGGGCTTGCATATCGACGTGAGGACGTGTTGGGGCATTTTACCGTGACAAAGGTTTCAGAGGATATGAGTGAAGGCGTGCTCAGGCGCGTAGGATACTACGATCACATCAGCGTGGGAGATGCGGTAATATGTGAACCGCGCCTTCCGGACAGCTCGGCTACCACGTCTGACACATTCGTACACGATGGGGCGATGGGTATGTTGTTAGCGCTTCTGCGCAGCATTCGATGA
- a CDS encoding hemolysin family protein: MGVIDWLRRRHAVTHIFQQPLNEEKQDMIRGIVDLSDTSVREVMIPRIDVDFLELSMSGETLVEKVTESGHSRFPVYEQTIDNVVGVLYVKDLIKLFGRPQEVRLERLLRKPFFVPESKRIDSLLREFKRRHVHIAIAVDEYGGVSGIACMEDIIEEIVGDIQDEFDHEREDIEPLGQGVWLCDARVDLEDLSECLHTVFPSQEFGTLGGFVFNLFGKIPVKYEKVSWGAFDFIIQDMEAHKINTIKIVSVLRGDSEPACVSERP, encoded by the coding sequence ATGGGAGTCATAGACTGGTTGAGGCGCAGGCACGCTGTTACCCATATTTTTCAGCAACCGCTGAATGAAGAAAAGCAGGATATGATCCGCGGTATAGTGGATCTTTCTGACACTTCGGTGCGCGAGGTGATGATACCGCGTATTGACGTGGATTTTCTTGAGCTTTCTATGAGCGGTGAAACACTCGTTGAAAAGGTAACCGAGAGTGGACACTCACGCTTTCCTGTCTACGAACAAACTATTGATAATGTGGTGGGTGTGCTGTACGTCAAAGATTTAATAAAGCTGTTTGGAAGGCCACAGGAGGTGCGGTTAGAAAGACTGCTGCGTAAGCCCTTCTTTGTCCCCGAGTCCAAACGAATTGACAGTCTTCTGCGAGAGTTTAAGCGCAGGCACGTGCACATTGCGATCGCGGTGGACGAGTACGGCGGCGTTTCGGGTATTGCGTGCATGGAAGACATTATTGAAGAGATTGTTGGGGATATCCAGGATGAGTTTGACCACGAGCGGGAGGATATCGAACCGCTCGGACAGGGCGTGTGGTTGTGCGATGCGCGTGTGGATTTGGAAGATTTGTCTGAGTGTTTGCATACTGTTTTTCCTTCTCAAGAGTTTGGAACGTTAGGTGGATTTGTATTTAATCTTTTTGGAAAAATTCCCGTAAAGTACGAGAAGGTTTCGTGGGGTGCCTTCGATTTTATTATCCAAGACATGGAAGCACATAAGATAAATACTATAAAGATTGTATCTGTCCTGCGGGGTGATTCCGAGCCTGCATGTGTATCTGAGCGGCCATAG
- the ybeY gene encoding rRNA maturation RNase YbeY — MSEVNKVSVSCEGFCPPPWIGQVAPFVCAVLDSQAISHWDLSIVCCTDAFIRRLNYDYRGIDSPTDVLSFENDGEYCDDAGTRFFLAGDIIISLESVRENSERFHVAAHEEFKRVLIHGILHLSGMDHQDNSPGQEMLRLQERILAQHCRVLSSGIPWES; from the coding sequence ATGTCCGAGGTGAATAAAGTTTCTGTTTCCTGCGAAGGCTTTTGTCCGCCTCCTTGGATTGGTCAAGTTGCGCCGTTTGTGTGTGCGGTGCTCGATTCCCAGGCTATTTCCCACTGGGATCTTTCCATTGTCTGCTGCACTGATGCGTTTATTCGCCGGCTAAATTACGATTACCGTGGTATTGATTCTCCCACTGACGTGCTGTCTTTTGAGAACGATGGTGAGTATTGCGATGACGCAGGGACGCGTTTTTTTCTTGCTGGTGATATTATCATCAGTCTTGAAAGTGTGCGTGAAAACAGTGAACGTTTTCACGTTGCCGCGCACGAGGAATTTAAACGGGTGCTCATCCACGGCATTTTGCATCTGAGCGGTATGGATCACCAGGACAATTCTCCCGGTCAAGAGATGTTGCGTTTGCAGGAGCGCATACTGGCGCAGCACTGTCGGGTGCTATCATCGGGTATACCATGGGAGTCATAG